One window of the Pieris brassicae chromosome 4, ilPieBrab1.1, whole genome shotgun sequence genome contains the following:
- the LOC123709076 gene encoding uncharacterized protein LOC123709076, which yields MKQITPRKDNLKYDDENVKYKLNTVYVNSAKSKSKKSKKQDDDDGVRYKLAPITPKSKAIDKRKSKPKIKVNFWSNKHLVQSKNATNKKDSKQRHTICTTDHSDKQKVPVVKVRKRVSFLPSPVFTDDHVPMVTVPDDLTIQLNSANAKAMEDGLNLIYVNETDINNLHEQNRKKSKTSTTQTSPRTSKGCNSVQTNWGNENELEFFSKYVVQKLRRMETNQRIYAENLINTVLMFGQLRKLNGKSKILEA from the coding sequence atgaaacaaattacaccaagaaaggataatttaaaatatgatgaTGAAAATGTGAAATATAAGTTGAATACTGTTTACGTCAACAGCGCTAAATCAAAGTCGAAAAAATCAAAGAAGCAAGATGACGATGACGGCGTTCGATACAAACTTGCACCAATAACACCTAAATCTAAAGCAATTGACAAAAGAAAGTCCAAACccaaaattaaagttaacTTTTGGAGTAATAAACATCTAGTGCAAAGTAAAAAtgcaacaaataaaaaagattctAAGCAAAGGCATACAATTTGTACCACAGATCATTCAGATAAACAAAAAGTTCCAGTAGTTAAAGTTCGAAAACGGGTGTCCTTTCTGCCATCACCAGTTTTTACAGATGATCATGTGCCAATGGTGACTGTACCAGATGATTTAACAATACAACTAAACTCTGCAAATGCCAAAGCAATGGAGGATGgtttaaatctaatttatgtgaatgaaacagatattaataatttgcaTGAACAAAACAGAAAGAAATCAAAGACGTCAACAACTCAAACCAGTCCGCGAACCTCAAAAGGCTGTAACAGTGTTCAAACAAATTGGGGCAATGAAAATGAACTAGAGTTTTTCTCTAAATATGTTGTTCAAAAGTTGAGAAGAATGGAGACAAATCAACGCATTTATGcagaaaacttaataaatacagtCCTTATGTTCGGACAGTTGAGAAAATTAAATGgaaaatcaaaaattttagAAGCGTAG